The genomic window TGAAAAAAAATAGCAAAGAAATTTGAAAAGAACTAAGAAATTGATTTTTAGATGTTGTTGATTTAAATATATATAATGAATATTTAAAAAATTCAAAGTTTTATAAAATCGATGATTACAACTACAATATTATAATACAAAATACGGTTTTTGGAAAAAATGTTCTTGACAATTTATTATCAGATATAGAAATTAAATTGTCATTAATCGTTGGTGAAAGAGCAAATATTTATTTTGTTAATGAAGATGAACATAACAAAAAAATTGAATTAAGTAAAGGTGTAAGACAAGCATTCAGAACTCAACCTTATAGTTTTGATACATTTGTGGAAGGTGAGTGTAATAAAGATGTATTGTCAATATCAAAGAAAATAGTTGACAACCCTGATAATGTTTTATTTAATCCTCTCTTTATATACGGAAAATCAGGTCTTGGAAAAACACACATTCTTTTAGCTATCAAATCAGAACTTGAGAAGAAACAAAAAAAAGTCTATTATGCACAAGCGTGAGAATTTAGAAATTTTTACACTTCTATTGCAAAGGCTGGTGAATTTGAAAAAATTGAGCCCATTTTTGAAAATGATTATTTTTTAATTGATGACTTTTATTTAATTAAATCTAATCCAAAAACCATAGATTTATTTTTTCTATTGTTATTGAATTTTCTAAAGGAGGGGAAACAAGTTATAATAACAGGTGACAAACATCCTAAGGAAGTTTCATGAATAGAACAAGGAATTAAAACTAGATTTTTAGCTGGCTTAATTACAAATATAAAGGATCTTGATAAAGTAACAGCTAAGTCTATTCTTAAGTTTAAAATTAAGTATAATTTATTGAATGTTGAAGAAAAATTGATTGATTTTTTGGTTGAAAATTATTCATCAAGTGTTAGGGAATTAGAAGGGACAGTAAACAGCCTTGTTGTTATTAGTATTGATAGTAAAACAAAAAATGAAATTATTACTTTAGAAAAATTTGTTAGTAAATTTGAGACACATTATGACAATAGCAATAATGGGGATTTAAAATCATTGATTCAAAGTATATGTCAATTTTTAAATTTTGACTTTGATTCAATCATAAGTCATGTGAGACTTAAAAGGATTGTTAATCAAAGAGACCAAGTTATATGAATTACAAAAAAAATTTCACCAAGTTCCACAGCGAGTGATATTGGTGGTGTTCTCGGAAACAGAGATCATACAACAATTTTATATTCAATTAACAAAATTAACACATCTTTAGCAAAAGATAAAACATTAGAAAAATCGTTAAAAAATATGGCAAAAAGCTTTATTAACTCTATTAAAAAATAGGTTATACACTTATCCCCACTATTATTAAGAAATGGAGAATAATATGCAGTTTAATATAGATAGAAATTTATTTATTGAAGAAATAAACAAAGCAAATAAAATAATTGATCTAAAATCCCAAAATATAGGATACACATATATAAAGGTTTCAGTTGAAGTAGATAATATCATAATCAAAAGTGTAAATAAAAATTTCTCACTTAAAAGTGTACTAAAAGTTGGTGAAACCTTAGAGGTTAAATCTGTAGGAGAATTTCTAATAAAAGGAAAACAAGTTATTGATATACTTAAAAAAATGAATGATAATAAAGTTAATATTTACCTTGTTGAAGAAGATCTATTGCTTATAACTGATGAAAAAAGTGAATTTTCCGTTGGAACTAGTGAAACAAATATTTTTGTTGATAAATCATTTAAACAAAATGGTAATCACATAGTGGTAAAAAGTGATGATTTACTTAAAGGAATTAAACAAACAATTGTTGCTGTTAATGAACAATGTACTAAGGTAAATTTAAAAGGATTGAATTTAACTATTGACAATGGAAAATTTTATTTATTTGCAACAGATAATACACGAATTGCTGTTAGAGAAATAGATTATATAGATTCTAATTTAAAGGAAATGAGTACTACAATACCAAAAGACATTCTTTCAGAATTGTTAAAAGTATTGGATGAAAAAGGCGATTGTAAAATAATTAATAATGAAAACTGTATTAACTTTATTTTTGGAAATGTTAATGCAGAATGTGGAATCTCAGAATATAAATTTCCAAATTTAATTAAATATACAAATATAGATTATACAACTTTATTAAATGTAGATCATAATCAATTTACTAATTTAATGTGAAGAGCAGACCTAACAAATGATATTACAAAAAATAATAATGTAAATTTTGAATTATCTAATAGTTCAATTCATCTAAATTCTACAGCACAAAATTGTACATTTAAAGAAACATTTACCGGTTTTGAAATTGAAGGTGAGCAATATCATTCAATATCATTCAACGCAAGATTTATGTATGATGCACTAAAATCGTTTAGTGTTAAAAATATACAATTAAAGATTAAAGATAAATTTTCACCAATAATAGTTTTATCAGATGAATTCCCTCAATTGGTACACGTTGTTTTACCATTAATAACATAATAAAATAGGACAATAGGAGATACATATATGCATAATATAAATAAAATATATGAAGACAAAGATAAATTTTTACAAAAATTAAATAAAAGAGGTGTAGATTATACAAACGAAATTAATCTTATTGAAAAAGATAATATAAAGAGAAAAAAACTCATTTTAAAAATTGAAAAAGTAAAAGCTAAGAAAAATGAATTAAGTAGAATTATTCCTAAATATATTAAAAATGGAAAAGAAGATGAAATTGAGAATATTAAGAAACAGATTAATTTATTAAATAATTCAATTGAAAAAGAGGATAAACATTTAAACAAATTAATTACAGATATTAATAAAAAACTATCTTATTTTCCCAATATCGTAGATGATTCTACACCTAACGGAAATGATGAAAATGATAATATTGAGGTTTATAGATGAGAAGGCGATGGATATAAAAAGAATAATTTTGATCATAGCGAAATAGCTATTAAATTTGGACTAATCGATTTTAAAAAAGGTGTTAAATTATCAGGATCAAGATTTGTTTTGTATACAAACAAAGGTTCAAAATTGGTAAGAGTAATAACAGATTTACTTTTAGAACAAAATTCTATCGCCGGTTATGAAGAACAATGAATGCCTCTAGTAGTCAATAAAGAAATGATGTATGGAACATCAAACCTTCCAAAGTTTGAAGATGATGCTTTTAAAACAATTGATAATCAATATTTAATTCCTACTTCAGAAGTTGTTTTAACAAATCTTAAGAAAGATGAAATTATTAATATTACTGAATTACCAATAAAATATACTGGATTTTCACAATGTTTTAGAAAAGAAGCTGGATCAGCAGGGAGAGATACTAAAGGAATTATAAGATTACACCAATTCAATAAAGTTGAGTTAGTTAAAATAACACACCCTAACGAATCATTTAATGAGTTAGAATCTATGGTGTCTGATGTAAAAAAAATTTTAAAATTATTTAAAATACCTTTTAGATTATTATCATTATGTTCTGGGGATTTAGGTTTTGCATCAACAAAGACATACGATTTTGAAATATGAATGGCTAATCAACAGAAATTTAGAGAAATTTCTTCGTGTTCAAATTGTTTAGATTTTCAAGCAAGAAGAATTAATTTAAAGTTTAGAGATGATGATAATAAATTGAAATTAGCTCATTCTCTTAATGGTTCTTGTCTTGCAATAGATCGACTTATAGCTGCAATAATTGAGTATTATTACGATGGAGTTAATCTTGTTATTCCAGACATTTTAAGAAAATATTTTAACAATGACAAATATTTTTAAACTGTTTCACGTGAAACAGTTTAAAAAATTATTACTGTTTCACGTGAAACAGTTTTTTTTAAAAAACATAACAAGTAATTATGATAAAATAATATTACGCGGTAAGGGTAACGTTCGAAGCTGGTCAGGTCCGGAAGGAAGCATCCATAAGAATCTGTGCCTTGTACCGCGTTTTTTATAGGAGAAAATGATGAGTAACAATCATTTAAAAATAATAAAAAAACTTATAGAAAAGTGCAAAAGAAAAGGCGAAGTCCCTGTTGTTGCATTAATATATAATATTAAACATCAAGAAAAAATATTTTATTCATATAATACAAGGCAAAAAAAATATACTATTTGTGGTCATGCAGAAATAAATTTAATTAATAAGATGTTTAAAAAAACTAAATCAAAAAACCTTATTAATTTTGAAATGATAGTTACATTAATACCATGCGAAATGTGTTACTTTGCAATAAAACAAGTATCAATTAAGAATATCTATTACATTTTAGATAATGATAAGACTATTACAAAAGATATAGAACAAACAACTCCTAAACTAATTAAGATCAAATCTGAATATAGCGAACAATATAAAAAGGAACTTAGTAATTTCTTTAAAAAAATGAGGTAATTTATGAATGAAGTTTTATACAGAAAATATAGGCCTAAAGACTTTGATGGTGTTGTGGGTCATGAAAACTTTAAACAAATATTGTTGAATGAATTAGAATCAGATTCTCTTCCACACGCATTATTGTTTAACGGTCAAAAAGGAACGGGGAAAACATCAGTTGCAAGAATTATTGCAAAAGTTTATAACTGTAAAAATAATAACCAAAATAAGAGTATTTCTTGTGATAAATGTGAAAGTTGTATTAATTTTATAAACGACAGTCATCCAGATATTATTGAAATTGATGCAGCTTCTAACAACGGTGTCGATGAAATTAGAGGATTAAAACAAAATATTAATATTTCTCCCATAATTGGGAGACACAAAATATACATAATAGATGAAGTACATATGCTAACTCAAAGTGCATTTAACGCATTTTTAAAGACATTAGAGGAACCTCCTTCATTTGTGGTATTTATACTTGCAACAACCGAAATTCACAAAATTCCGCAAACAATATTATCTAGATGTCAGCTTTACAATTTTAATAAATTATCCTTTTTAGACATTAAGGAAAAGATTGAGGAGATTTGTATAAAAGAAGGCCGCGAGGTGGATGATGAATGTCTTAGCGAAATATACTATATGTGTGATGGTTCACTAAGAGATGCCTTAAATATTTTAGATCAATTATTTGCCTTTCTTCCGGACAAGGTAACAATAGATCAGTTTAAACGCGTTTTTAGTACAATTTCCAAGAAAGAAAAGCTAAACTTAATATTATTTATACTTGAAAAAAAATACGATGAGATCTTTGACTTTTTTAATAAAATAGATAACCAAAATATTAATAATTCTGTTTTTATTTTATCTTTGATTGATATTTTAAAAGAACTTATCGAATCAAAGATTGTTAATAATAAAAAATCATTTATTTATATTACAAATGAAGATTTTAATATTTTTTCAAAATTTAATTATAACGATATTTTAAAAGTAGCAGATATTTTTATATTGTTATATCAAAAGAACAAAAATAACAATCTAAAACCTAAAATAATATTAATAACATTAATAGCAAAATTATTACTTATAAGTAATAATATTATTGACAAATCAATGGGAGTAATAGACAGTCATTCAGAATCCATTGACCAGTTAAAATTTTCAATTTATGATCAAGAAAAAAATGTTAAAAATAAAAAAAACATAAACACCGAATATAAATTAGAAAAAAATGATACCATTAATGAGAATGACAATGTTGAAATCAAAAAAAATATAACTTATAAAATAAAAGAAAGTGCTATTTTTATGTGTTTAAATAAAAGTACAAAAAAATATCGAGAAGAATTTACTATTGCATTGTCAAGGGCTGACTTTTCAAAACTTAATAATATATCTTTTTTAGAAAAATCAAAAATAATCGCTGCAACAAAAGACTGTTTATTATATGCAACCAAAAGTGGCGAAAACGAGATGTTAATAAATTATAAAGATCTAATTAGCAACGAGGAAACAATAAAACAAATCAAAAATCTTTTTGGAAGCAAAATAGCAATAATTCAAATTGAGCAAAACAAAGTCCAATTAATAAAGATAAAATATGATATTGATAAAGATAGATATAATTCCTCTAACTTTTCATTAACAGACTTTTATGAGGGCAAATATTTTGACTCGAATGACAACCATGACGAAAAATTAGGTAAGATCATAGGATTATTTGGTAAAGATAATGTAAAAATAGATTAGGAACGTTTATGAATAAAGATAATGATTTTTTTGGTGCATTAAAAACAATTAGTAAATCAAATTCTGCAAATTTATTTTTTGATCTAATAGAAAATAAAGATAAAATTAATGATATTAGAAATATACTAAATGATATTGAACTTAATTTTACTATATGCAATATATGCCTTTATATAAAAAATAATAATTTATGTTTCTTTTGCGATGAAAAAGACAGAGATATTTCAAAAATATGTGTTGTTTCATCATTGTTTGATGCTTATAAAATATATAACACAAAATATAATGGACAGATACACATATTGAATACTAAAATTGAATTTCAAAACCCAAATGATTATACAATTGAAAAATTACGGAAAAGGTTATATAATATAAAGGAATTAATTATTGCACTAAACTTAACATTCGAAGGGGAAGTTATTTCAAATTATTTAAAAAACATTCTAGCGAAAGAAGTTAATAAAATATCGAGAATAGCACAGGGAATTCCTTTTGGGGGGTCATTAAATTATGCTGACTATGAAACGCTAAGTTCTGCAATTCTTAATAGAAAAAAAATAAACAAGGGGTAATAAAATGTTCTTAATAACACTTGAAGGAATAGATGGTTGTGGCAAAAGCACAGCGGCGAATTATGTCTATGAATATTTAAAAGAAAAAAATTTTAAGGTTATATTAACCCGTGAGCCAGGTGGTGATAGAATAGCTGAATCTCTTAGAGAAATTATTTTAGACCCAAAAAATATTGATATTGCCTCTTGAACAGAAGCTTTATTATATATCGCTTCACGAGCTCAACACATATCAAATGTTATATCACCTGCAATTAAATCTAATAAAATTGTTGTTTGTGAACGCTTTTCTGATTCAACAAACGTTTATCAGGGGTATGCGAGAGGTCTTGGTTATGAACATGTAAATCAACTTCAAAACATAGTGTATGGTTACATAAGACCAGATTTGACTATTTTTTTAGATATTGAGCCAGATGAAGCAATAAAAAGAGTTGAGGCAAGAACAAAAGAAACTAAACAAAAAAAAGATAGATTAGAAAGTGAAGGGAGAGAATTCTTTAATAGTGTATATCAAGGATACAAGGATATAATTGCTTCCGATAAATCTGAAAGATTTATGATTGTTAATGCTAGAAAAAATTTAAAGAATGTCAAACAACAAATAGAAGATGTTGTTAGAAATTTTTTAGAAGTAAAGTTACAAAAGGAATTATAAATGAATATTGATGCTTTTCTAAAATTACTAAGAGAAAGATTAATCGGTAATATTCTCCACCACTCAATCATAATTTGTATTAATGAAGATAATGATTTTCAAATTATTTACAATAGTATAAAAGAATTATTTACTGAAAAAAATAAATACTACACAGATCCTGAATTTATATTGCTATCAGATCAACCAAGTAAAAGTGAAATAAATTCACTTCTTTTTGACTTTTCTTTGAAAAAAGACACCAATAAATTTAAATATTATGTAATTAAAAACATTGATAACATGAATGTTTATGCTAGCAATAGTATTTTAAAGTTTTTAGAGGAACCGCCCAAAAATACTTATGGTTTTATGTTTGCAAAAAATTTTAGTAATATTTTAGAAACAATTAAATCGAGGTGTCTAAATTTTAAAATAGCACACATAAAAAAAATCGGCTTACCTATTTTGGAAAATATAAATAAATGTAATATTTTTGTACTTTCTGAAAAATTAAATAAACTCACATTAAATGAATGCTATAATGAATTTGTAGATTATTATTTATCTAATATTCAAATATTTAACTATGATAATTCTAATAAATATTTGGACCTTTTAAATAAACTTTACATAAATAATATGAAATCTATGGTTATCGAAAGTTTTATTTCTTTGCTATTGAAGGTACATTATGCTAATTCTTAACGACCTTTTAAATTATAAAAATTTAAAGATTTATCAAGATAATAATATGTTTAATTTTTCTATCGATTCTATCTTATTGGCTAGATTTGTAAAATTAAAAAATGATGTTAAGATTATTGATATTGGTACAAATAACTGTGTAATACCATTAATAATGTCTCTATATTCTAATTCTAAAATAACGGCGATTGAAATTCAACAAAAGGCTTATAATATTGCGAAAAAAAATATTACAATAAACAACAAAGAAGAAAAAATTAATTTGGTTTGGGGAGATATTAAGGATTTTTCAAAAAATAACAATAATTATTTTGATATTGTAGTATGCAACCCCCCATATTTCAAAGTTGAGGACAGCAGTAAAAAAAATATATCTATAGCAAAAACATTATCAAGGCACGAAGTAAGTTTAAATATTGATGAGTTATTACAATGCAGTTCGAAAATATTGAATAATAAAAAAGATTTTTATATGATACATTTAACTGAAAGATTTGATGAAATAATATTAAAACTTAGAAAATATAAGTTAACACCTAAATTTGTGCAATTTATTTATCCAAAAGAAAATATAAAATCAAACCGATTTATGATACATTGCAAATATAATGCTAACCAGGGAATATCTATTTTGCCACCATTAATTATAAATGAAAAAAATGGTTCATATACAAGAGAGGTTCAAAAATTTTTTAATGAATAAAATTATAAAGAATGAATTTGTAAAGAAGAAATTTGTATTGGGGTTATCCGGTGGACCTGACAGCATTTTTTTATTTATTCATTTAGTTAATGAACTTGCTGAACCTCAAAAACAATTAATAGCTTGTCACATAAATTATAACTATAGAATAGATTCAAATATTGACGAAGATATTTGTGTTCAACTATGTAATAAATATAAAATAAAATTATGTTTAAAGTCTTGCAATCTTTATGATTCAAAAACAAATTTTGAATCATGAGCTAGGGAAACAAGATATGAATACTTTAAGAAAATTTGTGATAATTTTGATTTTGATTTTATTACAACAGCTCATAATTTAAATGATTTTATTGAAACTTATTATATTCAAAAAGAAAGAAAAACAAATGTATCATTTTTTGGTATAAAAGAAATAACCAATATAAAGAATTGCAAAGTTTATAGACCTATGTTGTCTATAAAAAA from Spiroplasma endosymbiont of Aspidapion aeneum includes these protein-coding regions:
- the dnaN gene encoding DNA polymerase III subunit beta, which encodes MQFNIDRNLFIEEINKANKIIDLKSQNIGYTYIKVSVEVDNIIIKSVNKNFSLKSVLKVGETLEVKSVGEFLIKGKQVIDILKKMNDNKVNIYLVEEDLLLITDEKSEFSVGTSETNIFVDKSFKQNGNHIVVKSDDLLKGIKQTIVAVNEQCTKVNLKGLNLTIDNGKFYLFATDNTRIAVREIDYIDSNLKEMSTTIPKDILSELLKVLDEKGDCKIINNENCINFIFGNVNAECGISEYKFPNLIKYTNIDYTTLLNVDHNQFTNLMWRADLTNDITKNNNVNFELSNSSIHLNSTAQNCTFKETFTGFEIEGEQYHSISFNARFMYDALKSFSVKNIQLKIKDKFSPIIVLSDEFPQLVHVVLPLIT
- the serS gene encoding serine--tRNA ligase, which gives rise to MHNINKIYEDKDKFLQKLNKRGVDYTNEINLIEKDNIKRKKLILKIEKVKAKKNELSRIIPKYIKNGKEDEIENIKKQINLLNNSIEKEDKHLNKLITDINKKLSYFPNIVDDSTPNGNDENDNIEVYRWEGDGYKKNNFDHSEIAIKFGLIDFKKGVKLSGSRFVLYTNKGSKLVRVITDLLLEQNSIAGYEEQWMPLVVNKEMMYGTSNLPKFEDDAFKTIDNQYLIPTSEVVLTNLKKDEIINITELPIKYTGFSQCFRKEAGSAGRDTKGIIRLHQFNKVELVKITHPNESFNELESMVSDVKKILKLFKIPFRLLSLCSGDLGFASTKTYDFEIWMANQQKFREISSCSNCLDFQARRINLKFRDDDNKLKLAHSLNGSCLAIDRLIAAIIEYYYDGVNLVIPDILRKYFNNDKYF
- a CDS encoding deaminase yields the protein MSNNHLKIIKKLIEKCKRKGEVPVVALIYNIKHQEKIFYSYNTRQKKYTICGHAEINLINKMFKKTKSKNLINFEMIVTLIPCEMCYFAIKQVSIKNIYYILDNDKTITKDIEQTTPKLIKIKSEYSEQYKKELSNFFKKMR
- the dnaX gene encoding DNA polymerase III subunit gamma/tau, producing the protein MNEVLYRKYRPKDFDGVVGHENFKQILLNELESDSLPHALLFNGQKGTGKTSVARIIAKVYNCKNNNQNKSISCDKCESCINFINDSHPDIIEIDAASNNGVDEIRGLKQNINISPIIGRHKIYIIDEVHMLTQSAFNAFLKTLEEPPSFVVFILATTEIHKIPQTILSRCQLYNFNKLSFLDIKEKIEEICIKEGREVDDECLSEIYYMCDGSLRDALNILDQLFAFLPDKVTIDQFKRVFSTISKKEKLNLILFILEKKYDEIFDFFNKIDNQNINNSVFILSLIDILKELIESKIVNNKKSFIYITNEDFNIFSKFNYNDILKVADIFILLYQKNKNNNLKPKIILITLIAKLLLISNNIIDKSMGVIDSHSESIDQLKFSIYDQEKNVKNKKNINTEYKLEKNDTINENDNVEIKKNITYKIKESAIFMCLNKSTKKYREEFTIALSRADFSKLNNISFLEKSKIIAATKDCLLYATKSGENEMLINYKDLISNEETIKQIKNLFGSKIAIIQIEQNKVQLIKIKYDIDKDRYNSSNFSLTDFYEGKYFDSNDNHDEKLGKIIGLFGKDNVKID
- a CDS encoding toprim domain-containing protein — encoded protein: MNKDNDFFGALKTISKSNSANLFFDLIENKDKINDIRNILNDIELNFTICNICLYIKNNNLCFFCDEKDRDISKICVVSSLFDAYKIYNTKYNGQIHILNTKIEFQNPNDYTIEKLRKRLYNIKELIIALNLTFEGEVISNYLKNILAKEVNKISRIAQGIPFGGSLNYADYETLSSAILNRKKINKG
- the tmk gene encoding dTMP kinase, which gives rise to MFLITLEGIDGCGKSTAANYVYEYLKEKNFKVILTREPGGDRIAESLREIILDPKNIDIASWTEALLYIASRAQHISNVISPAIKSNKIVVCERFSDSTNVYQGYARGLGYEHVNQLQNIVYGYIRPDLTIFLDIEPDEAIKRVEARTKETKQKKDRLESEGREFFNSVYQGYKDIIASDKSERFMIVNARKNLKNVKQQIEDVVRNFLEVKLQKEL
- a CDS encoding tRNA1(Val) (adenine(37)-N6)-methyltransferase → MLILNDLLNYKNLKIYQDNNMFNFSIDSILLARFVKLKNDVKIIDIGTNNCVIPLIMSLYSNSKITAIEIQQKAYNIAKKNITINNKEEKINLVWGDIKDFSKNNNNYFDIVVCNPPYFKVEDSSKKNISIAKTLSRHEVSLNIDELLQCSSKILNNKKDFYMIHLTERFDEIILKLRKYKLTPKFVQFIYPKENIKSNRFMIHCKYNANQGISILPPLIINEKNGSYTREVQKFFNE